In Collimonas arenae, a single genomic region encodes these proteins:
- a CDS encoding carbohydrate ABC transporter permease — protein sequence MLTQTAQGAPVATSAQPNASKFKLVRLLQTPSVALLLLWMIVPLAMTLYFSVTRYNLLTPDETGFVGIDNYAFLFSDPAFWPSILNTLVLIGSVLVISVVAGTLLAVLFDQPFFGRGIARLLVIGPFFVMPTVAALIWKNMILHPVYGLLAWAMRLVGLEPIDWLAEYPMLSVIMIVAWQWIPFAFLILLTALQSLDLEQKEAAQLDGAGAIRIFWYVVLPHLKRAITVVVMIETIFLLSIFAEIFTTTAGGPGTATTNLAYLVYSIGLQQFDIGIASAGGIIAVILANIVSFFLVRMMAKNLKGANEK from the coding sequence ATGCTTACTCAAACCGCCCAGGGCGCACCTGTGGCCACATCGGCGCAGCCCAACGCCAGCAAATTCAAACTGGTCCGCCTGTTGCAGACGCCATCGGTCGCACTGCTTTTATTGTGGATGATCGTGCCGCTGGCGATGACGCTATACTTTTCAGTCACTCGCTATAACTTGCTGACTCCGGACGAAACCGGCTTTGTCGGAATCGACAATTATGCCTTCCTCTTTAGCGATCCGGCCTTCTGGCCGTCGATTCTCAATACGCTGGTGCTGATCGGTTCGGTGCTGGTCATCAGCGTAGTGGCCGGCACCTTGCTGGCGGTGCTGTTCGACCAGCCGTTTTTCGGCCGCGGCATAGCGCGCCTGCTGGTGATTGGCCCTTTCTTCGTGATGCCTACCGTTGCCGCACTGATCTGGAAAAACATGATCCTGCACCCGGTCTATGGTTTGCTGGCATGGGCCATGCGGCTGGTTGGACTGGAGCCGATCGACTGGCTGGCGGAATATCCGATGCTGTCGGTCATCATGATCGTGGCCTGGCAATGGATTCCGTTCGCTTTCCTGATCTTGCTGACAGCCCTGCAATCGCTGGACCTGGAACAGAAGGAAGCGGCACAGCTTGACGGCGCTGGCGCCATCCGGATTTTCTGGTACGTCGTCCTGCCCCATCTCAAACGCGCCATCACCGTCGTGGTGATGATCGAAACCATTTTCCTGCTATCGATTTTCGCTGAAATTTTCACCACTACCGCCGGCGGTCCTGGTACGGCGACCACCAACCTGGCTTACCTGGTGTATTCGATCGGCTTGCAGCAATTCGATATCGGCATCGCCTCGGCCGGCGGCATCATCGCCGTGATCCTGGCCAATATCGTGTCGTTCTTCCTGGTGCGGATGATGGCCAAGAACCTGAAAGGAGCGAACGAAAAATGA
- a CDS encoding carbohydrate ABC transporter permease — protein MSAKNKTPLWLGVLAWACAIVLFFPIFWVAITAFKTEHQAYVPSLIFWPTLESFHEVLARSNYMDFVTNSLIVSLGSTILALVIAVPAAYSMAFFPTAKTQKLLLWMLSTKMMPAVGVLIPIYLLAKNSGLLDTVTGLTIIYTLINLPIAVWMAFTYFNDVPKEILEAARIDGANAWQEMIYLLLPTSMPGLVSTGLLLIILSWNEAFWSINLTSVSGAPLTVFIASYSNPEGLFWAKLSAASLLAIAPIMVLGWLAQKQLVRGLTFGAVK, from the coding sequence ATGAGCGCCAAAAATAAAACTCCACTGTGGCTTGGCGTGTTGGCCTGGGCTTGCGCCATCGTTCTGTTCTTCCCGATCTTCTGGGTGGCGATCACAGCCTTCAAGACCGAGCACCAGGCTTACGTTCCATCGCTGATTTTCTGGCCGACGCTGGAGAGTTTTCATGAAGTCCTGGCGCGCAGCAATTACATGGACTTTGTCACCAACTCGCTCATCGTATCGCTCGGCTCCACCATCCTGGCGCTGGTGATCGCCGTACCGGCAGCTTACTCAATGGCATTCTTCCCGACCGCAAAGACACAGAAGCTGCTGCTGTGGATGCTGTCGACCAAGATGATGCCGGCGGTCGGCGTGCTGATCCCCATCTACCTGCTGGCCAAGAACAGCGGCCTGCTCGATACCGTGACTGGCCTGACCATCATCTATACCTTGATCAACCTGCCGATTGCAGTGTGGATGGCGTTCACCTACTTCAACGACGTGCCGAAAGAAATCCTCGAAGCGGCGCGCATCGACGGCGCCAACGCATGGCAGGAAATGATCTACCTGTTGCTGCCGACATCAATGCCCGGGCTGGTATCGACCGGGCTGCTGCTGATCATCCTGTCCTGGAATGAAGCATTCTGGAGCATCAACCTGACCAGCGTCAGCGGCGCACCGCTGACCGTGTTCATCGCCTCTTATTCCAACCCGGAAGGTTTGTTCTGGGCCAAATTGTCAGCCGCATCCTTGTTGGCCATCGCACCGATCATGGTGCTCGGCTGGCTGGCGCAAAAGCAACTGGTGCGCGGCCTGACTTTCGGCGCTGTGAAATGA
- a CDS encoding HAD family hydrolase, with translation MKHTKNKHITHLICDCDGVLLDSESIALTVLHRQLASYLPHSVVQGNGQTELALHSAISERLGMMTNQLLDEISAQFDLGLLAPDYSLINMVVSRACSEEVTAVPGVIEVLATIPLPKAVASNSSLQRIDAGLRRCGLLELFEGHIHSGHDMGTPKPAPDVYLAAAAGFKAPPQQCIAIDDSVTGVRSAVAAGIRVFGFTGVAHDRDQATERLLAAGAELVFHDMQQLPRLLAA, from the coding sequence ATGAAGCACACGAAAAATAAACACATCACCCATCTGATCTGCGATTGCGATGGCGTCTTGCTCGACAGCGAAAGCATTGCTCTTACCGTTCTGCATCGCCAGCTGGCCAGCTACCTGCCGCATTCGGTGGTACAAGGCAATGGCCAGACCGAACTGGCCTTGCATAGTGCGATTTCCGAACGGCTTGGCATGATGACCAACCAGTTGCTGGATGAAATCAGCGCCCAGTTCGACCTTGGCTTGCTGGCGCCTGATTACTCTTTAATCAACATGGTGGTCAGTCGTGCCTGCAGCGAAGAAGTCACTGCGGTGCCAGGCGTCATCGAGGTGCTGGCGACCATTCCCTTGCCTAAGGCGGTCGCCAGCAACAGCAGCCTGCAGCGCATCGACGCCGGCTTACGCCGTTGCGGTTTGCTGGAATTGTTCGAGGGCCATATCCACAGCGGCCACGACATGGGCACGCCCAAGCCGGCGCCAGATGTCTATCTGGCTGCCGCCGCCGGCTTCAAGGCGCCGCCACAGCAGTGCATCGCCATTGACGATAGCGTGACCGGGGTCCGCTCCGCAGTCGCTGCAGGTATCCGGGTGTTCGGTTTTACCGGCGTGGCGCACGACCGCGACCAGGCCACCGAGCGCTTGCTGGCGGCGGGCGCCGAACTGGTATTCCACGACATGCAGCAGCTGCCCCGTCTGCTTGCGGCCTGA
- a CDS encoding ABC transporter ATP-binding protein, giving the protein MAGVKIRNLIKSYDDNEVMRDINLDIDDGEFVVFVGPSGCGKSTLLRMIAGLEDISSGDLFIGETRMNDVPPAKRGIAMVFQSYALYPHMTLYDNMAFGLKIAGKTKAEIDTAVQKAAKTLHIDHLLDRKPKALSGGQRQRVAIGRAITREPSVFLFDEPLSNLDSALRVKMRLEFSRLHDQLKTTMIYVTHDQIEAMTLADKIVVLSAGRVEQVGSPQQLYHHPANRFVAGFIGSPKMNFIDGKVVAIGGNGVLVELASGGRQSVAVDGSSLQIGAEVSIGVRAEHLMLDTQTPMLKAKFTVLEALGDFSYLYADSTVSEEPLVLRVADTVDMQRGSEIGVSADPQRCHLFDQSGRALPRLKSAVAAPGQTHTHPAVAQTA; this is encoded by the coding sequence ATGGCAGGCGTAAAAATCAGAAATCTCATCAAGAGCTACGACGACAACGAAGTCATGCGCGATATCAATCTCGATATCGACGACGGAGAATTCGTGGTCTTCGTCGGTCCCAGCGGCTGCGGTAAATCGACATTGTTGCGCATGATTGCCGGCCTGGAAGATATCAGCAGCGGCGACCTGTTCATCGGCGAGACGCGCATGAACGACGTGCCACCGGCCAAGCGCGGCATTGCAATGGTATTCCAGTCTTATGCGCTGTATCCGCACATGACACTGTACGACAATATGGCCTTCGGTTTGAAGATCGCCGGCAAAACCAAGGCCGAGATCGATACCGCCGTACAGAAGGCAGCCAAGACTTTGCATATCGATCATCTGTTGGATCGCAAACCAAAAGCATTGTCCGGAGGCCAGCGCCAACGGGTAGCGATCGGACGCGCCATCACCCGCGAGCCCAGCGTGTTCTTGTTCGACGAACCGTTGTCGAACCTGGATTCTGCGTTGCGGGTAAAAATGCGCTTGGAGTTTTCACGCCTGCACGACCAGCTCAAGACCACCATGATCTATGTCACACACGACCAGATCGAAGCCATGACTCTGGCCGACAAAATCGTTGTGTTGTCGGCCGGCCGGGTTGAACAGGTCGGTTCGCCGCAGCAGCTTTATCATCATCCGGCGAACCGCTTTGTAGCGGGCTTTATCGGTTCGCCAAAGATGAATTTCATCGATGGCAAAGTGGTGGCCATCGGCGGCAACGGCGTGCTGGTGGAACTGGCCAGCGGCGGCCGGCAATCGGTTGCTGTGGATGGAAGCAGCCTGCAGATCGGCGCCGAGGTGAGTATCGGCGTGCGCGCCGAACACCTGATGCTCGATACGCAAACACCGATGCTCAAGGCGAAATTCACAGTGCTGGAAGCACTGGGCGATTTCTCTTATTTGTACGCCGACTCAACAGTATCAGAAGAACCGCTGGTGCTGCGCGTGGCCGACACCGTCGACATGCAGCGCGGCAGCGAAATCGGCGTTTCGGCCGATCCGCAGCGCTGCCATCTGTTCGACCAGAGCGGCCGCGCTTTGCCACGACTGAAGTCTGCCGTCGCGGCGCCGGGCCAGACACACACACATCCGGCCGTCGCACAAACAGCATAA